In Microcoleus sp. FACHB-672, the genomic stretch ACAGCGGGACAAACAAACGGACGGTTCCGCCAGTTAAAGCCAGGGAAATTTGCTTCAAAGACCGGCAGATCAAAGAAATACTCAACAATTGCTTCTTCAGAATAATCGTAGCAAGGCTGATCAATAATCAAGTCGTAATCTTTAAAATTGGCATATTTAAGAACATTTCCCCAAACTGCGACATCTGCATCAAGCACTAAAAAATGCTTCCAGGGACTCTCCCAGAATGCAATCATCCGAGTCGTTCCCCAACCAAAGCTTCTCTTTTTCAAAACTTCATGGGTCATGTTCAGGCGATTAATCACTTTAACATCGTATGCCTTTTCTAACTCAGCCACAGAAAATGTACCATCAACCAACAGGCAAATCGGAACATCTCCCAAAAAGTATCGAATGCTAGCACAGACACCCTTGGCAAATAGATAGTCTTGGTCACAACAAATTACGATTACCCCAAAATCTTCCATAGCCTGTTAACCCTAATTATTGAATGCACAATTAAGAAGCTGAAAGCCGGCTGAAAAGGTCGTTTTGAGACTTGAATTCAATCTTAGATTCAGCATAGCCTTAAAAAACTTGCTTCTCAGGGGAAAATACCCTGAATTTTGTTAGCAACAGCTCTGAAAACATAAGTAAACAACGCAAAAGCTCAAAAATCAAGGTAAAACTTTTTTTTACGCAACAAATTGCTTCAAAAATGTTAAATATTTTAATATTTTGATACAAGTCGCGCTTGCCCCTGTTTGAGAGTTGGTTTAAAACGAATCTTATAAAGTGTTTGTTAGGCTAAGCATCTGGGTATCATGTCGAACAGCCGGCTTTCAAAAGACTCCCGCGAAGTCACGATAGACTGAGAGACGGTAACGATTAACAGCCAGAGGCAACTTTTTTTGAGCCAATGAAACACACTACTATCGCAGTCCTGATCACTTGTTTCAACCGCAAGCAGAAGACTTTAGGAAGTCTGGAGGCGCTGTTTAAGCAAGTTCTTCCTCCTGAAGTTTCCTTAAGCGTGTATCTTGTGGATGACGCAAGTACAGATGGCACAGCAGAGTCCGTACGCCAAGCCTATTCTGCCGTTAAGATTCTTCACGGGGATGGAAATTTGTTTTGGAATGGCGGGATGCGGATGGCGTTTGAGGAGGCGATTAAGGAGGATTATGATTATTACCTCTGGCTCAATGATGACACCATCCTCGATCCAGAAGCGGTGAATGTGCTGCTGACAACCTCGAATCGGCTTGCCTCTGAGGGTGATACGGCAGCCGTGATCGCCATCTCTACTCGCGATCCCGAAACCAGCGAATTTACCTATGGCGGGATGCTGCAAAGTCGTTGGTGGCATCCATTGAACTTAGATCCCCTGCCGCCCACTCAAGAAGCACAGCCTTGTGACACGATATGCGGTAACTGTGTGCTGATTCCGCGCCAGGTGGTGGAAAGGGTGGGCAATTTAGATCCGGCTTTTGTCCATTATGCCGGCGATTGGGACTACGGTTTGCGTGCGAAACAGCAAGGATGTACAGTCTGGATAGCTCCAGGCTATTTAGGAACGTGCTCGCAGAATCCGAAGCCGGCGGAAAGAACAGAGGTGCAACTGCGTCAGGAATTAAATAAAGTTGGTCAACCGAAAGGTTTAGCGCTTCAGGATGTTACCCTTCAACCGATGGAAGAGTGGAAGGTGCTGACTCAGCGGCATTGCGGTTTATTGTGGCCAATTTATTGGTTGCTTCCCTACCGGCGCGTATTGTGGATTTCTTTGCTAGGCGGGCTAAAAGGTAAAAAATAACCCGTAAAAAGGCAAAAAATAGAAAAATTTGCTTGAGCGTTTTACCTTTTTTCGCGCTTTCTGCTTGTTGTTTTTAAGGAAACAGTAATGAACGATCTTCGTATCGCTTGGCTTGTCCCAGAAGTTGAACTAGGGGCATATTGGCAGCCGGTTTTGAAAGAGTTTACGAAAGTCTTTAAAAATACCGTTTTTTATACGGGTCGTGTTTGGCCTGGATTCGATCCTACAGCCCCCGGTGCTTCTGCTATTCAGTTAGTAGGCGAAACAAAATTTGTTGAAACGGAGAAAATTGATACGGGTTACAATCGCGGCTTTATCGTGGTCTCGCCCAGTATTGTGGGTTATTTGCTGAAGTTTAAGCCACAGGTAGTGTTTCCCCAGGCTTTTTCTTTATGGACAGTTCTGACGGTGCTATTAAAACCTGTTGGCGGCTGGCGGATTGCAATTATTTATGATGGGAGTTCTCCAAATACAGATTTTCGAGATTCCGGATTCCGAACCATTGTACGGCGAAATCTGGCCCGCTTTGCGGATGCGTTTGTTGCCAACAGTGAAGCCGGTAAAAAGTATTTAATTGAAGTTCTCAAAGTGCCAGAACGTAAAATTTTCAAGAGAACGTACCTGGTTCCCGATGCGGAAGCTTTGCTCAAACGCATGGCAACAACTGAGTTGCCAGAACTTAACTTACAGCATCCTACTTTTCTGTATGTGGGACGAATTACCCAAAGAAAAGGGTTGAAAACGCTTTTGGAAGCTTGTTC encodes the following:
- a CDS encoding glycosyltransferase family 2 protein, with protein sequence MKHTTIAVLITCFNRKQKTLGSLEALFKQVLPPEVSLSVYLVDDASTDGTAESVRQAYSAVKILHGDGNLFWNGGMRMAFEEAIKEDYDYYLWLNDDTILDPEAVNVLLTTSNRLASEGDTAAVIAISTRDPETSEFTYGGMLQSRWWHPLNLDPLPPTQEAQPCDTICGNCVLIPRQVVERVGNLDPAFVHYAGDWDYGLRAKQQGCTVWIAPGYLGTCSQNPKPAERTEVQLRQELNKVGQPKGLALQDVTLQPMEEWKVLTQRHCGLLWPIYWLLPYRRVLWISLLGGLKGKK
- a CDS encoding glycosyltransferase family 4 protein, with the translated sequence MNDLRIAWLVPEVELGAYWQPVLKEFTKVFKNTVFYTGRVWPGFDPTAPGASAIQLVGETKFVETEKIDTGYNRGFIVVSPSIVGYLLKFKPQVVFPQAFSLWTVLTVLLKPVGGWRIAIIYDGSSPNTDFRDSGFRTIVRRNLARFADAFVANSEAGKKYLIEVLKVPERKIFKRTYLVPDAEALLKRMATTELPELNLQHPTFLYVGRITQRKGLKTLLEACSILKSQGYRNYTLLIVGRGDQQEELEAFIKERNFEEQVKWIGWVEYGKLGAYFSKADIFVFPTYEDVWGMVVPEAMVFGKPILCSNGAASYELIAEGENGYIFDPHDPQQLAEQMRRLLDNPDLIASMGKRSQELIAKTNPQAAAEAYIEVASFIMGKR